A part of Ziziphus jujuba cultivar Dongzao chromosome 8, ASM3175591v1 genomic DNA contains:
- the LOC132799125 gene encoding cyclin-D3-2-like isoform X1, whose translation MQFLKSLNSRARENDLFWEDHQLDSLIPKEEETHVCFSDLSSNGASLMARKESVDWILTVKAHYRFYAVAVVLAMTISRRSVLRLLLLLRASAFSVILPTQRSISGENLENEPRIMELRNQCRIIRTTELATT comes from the exons ATGCAATTTTTAAAGTCTTTAAACTCAAGAGCGAGGGAAAATGACTTATTCTGGGAAGATCATCAGCTTGACTCTCTAATCCCTAAAGAGGAAGAGACCCATGTCTGTTTCAGCGATTTGAGCTCGAATGGTGCTTCATTGATGGCTCGGAAAGAATCTGTGGACTGGATTTTGACTGTTAAGGCGCACTATAGGTTTTATGCTGTGGCCGTTGTTCTTGCCATGACCATCTCCCGTAGAAGcgttcttcgtcttcttcttcttcttcgagctTCGGCCTTTTCTGTAATTCTTCCAACACAAAGAAGCATTTCGG GGGAGAACTTGGAAAATGAACCACGCATTATGGAGCTCAGAAATCAG TGCAGAATTATTAGAACAACAGAGTTGGCTACTACATAG
- the LOC132799125 gene encoding cyclin-D3-2-like isoform X2 translates to MQFLKSLNSRARENDLFWEDHQLDSLIPKEEETHVCFSDLSSNGASLMARKESVDWILTVKAHYRFYAVAVVLAMTISRRSVLRLLLLLRASAFSVILPTQRSISGENLENEPRIMELRNQNY, encoded by the exons ATGCAATTTTTAAAGTCTTTAAACTCAAGAGCGAGGGAAAATGACTTATTCTGGGAAGATCATCAGCTTGACTCTCTAATCCCTAAAGAGGAAGAGACCCATGTCTGTTTCAGCGATTTGAGCTCGAATGGTGCTTCATTGATGGCTCGGAAAGAATCTGTGGACTGGATTTTGACTGTTAAGGCGCACTATAGGTTTTATGCTGTGGCCGTTGTTCTTGCCATGACCATCTCCCGTAGAAGcgttcttcgtcttcttcttcttcttcgagctTCGGCCTTTTCTGTAATTCTTCCAACACAAAGAAGCATTTCGG GGGAGAACTTGGAAAATGAACCACGCATTATGGAGCTCAGAAATCAG AATTATTAG